From a single Plutella xylostella chromosome 5, ilPluXylo3.1, whole genome shotgun sequence genomic region:
- the LOC125491457 gene encoding tubulin polymerization-promoting protein homolog: MEEIFKGYAKFGNPKSDGTQITLTNSDKWMKQAGVIDNKKITTTDTGICFSKFKSKTLGYTEYMQYIEALAKEKKVDVEEITAKMAKCAIPGTGNATKADKSGVVDRMTDTTKYTGTHKERFDKDGKGRGIEGRSDQKEDTGYVQGFKDKK, translated from the coding sequence ATGGAGGAAATATTCAAAGGATACGCAAAATTTGGAAACCCAAAGAGTGACGGCACACAAATAACACTAACAAACAGCGACAAATGGATGAAACAAGCCGGAGTTATAGATAACAAGAAAATCACAACTACAGATACTGGTATTTGCTTTTCTAAATTCAAGTCTAAAACTTTAGGATATACCGAGTATATGCAGTATATCGAGGCACTGGCAAAAGAGAAGAAGGTGGACGTAGAAGAGATAACAGCTAAAATGGCCAAATGCGCTATACCAGGCACAGGTAATGCAACTAAAGCAGATAAAAGTGGAGTAGTCGACCGTATGACGGATACCACCAAATATACGGGTACTCATAAAGAGAGATTTGATAAAGACGGTAAAGGGAGAGGTATAGAAGGAAGATCGGACCAAAAAGAGGACACAGGGTACGTGCAAGGGTTTAAAGATAAGAAATGA